One Tolypothrix bouteillei VB521301 DNA window includes the following coding sequences:
- a CDS encoding hydantoinase/oxoprolinase family protein, producing MLKVFADRGGTFTDIVAVTNDRAIADRLSSNAERFLIAPLSKGQWAIVYKLLSENPEQYQDAVIQGIRDIIGLSSKDPIPSDAIEVVKMGTTVATNALLERNGDRVVLVITKGFKDALRIGYQNRPNIFARHIILPTMLYERVLEVDERYDASGNELTPVNIEQVKRDLQAAYDTGIRSCAIVFMHSYRYPNHEQQVAQLAQALGFTQISVSHQVSPLMKLVSRGDTTVVDAYLTPILKRYINQVASQLLGVRLMFMKSDGGLVAAQQFQGKDSILSGPAGGIVGAVQTSKRAGFELVITFDMGGTSTDVAHFKGEYERQLDSEIAGARMRVPVLAINTIAAGGGSILSFDGSSYRVGPESARSNPGPACYRRGGPLAVTDANVMLGKIHPQYFPSVFGLDGNLPLDKDIVIQKFTKLAQEIAATAGNPSTPEQVADGFITIAVENMANAIKKISLQRGYDVTQYVLCCFGGAGGQVACLIANTLGMKKIFLHPYAGVLSAYGMGLADVRAIREGAVEEPLTQALIPKLVELMKSLETQASRELISNETNNEEEIIQKVHLKYEGTNSTLTVNFADNVAVMRQEFEGEHKSRYGFIQLEKNLIVESASVEVILKMETLEEPLLVRTRSTEQAPSSVETVQMFAAQQWHDTPVYRREHLEPGDCIIGPAIVVEQISTIVVEPNWEARLTECNHLILERR from the coding sequence ATGTTAAAAGTTTTCGCCGATCGCGGCGGTACATTTACTGATATTGTTGCTGTTACAAACGATCGCGCGATCGCAGACCGACTCTCAAGCAATGCCGAACGTTTTCTCATCGCCCCTCTTTCCAAAGGACAGTGGGCGATCGTATACAAATTACTTTCAGAAAATCCCGAACAATATCAAGATGCAGTGATTCAAGGTATTCGGGACATTATAGGTCTTTCCAGCAAAGATCCCATTCCTAGCGATGCCATAGAAGTGGTAAAAATGGGGACAACAGTAGCAACAAATGCACTCCTAGAAAGGAATGGCGATCGCGTAGTGCTTGTTATTACTAAGGGATTTAAAGATGCCCTGCGAATTGGTTACCAAAACCGTCCTAACATCTTTGCCCGCCATATTATTTTACCTACCATGCTTTATGAAAGGGTGTTAGAGGTTGACGAACGGTATGATGCTAGCGGAAATGAACTAACTCCCGTCAATATCGAACAAGTCAAACGTGACTTGCAAGCAGCTTACGATACGGGAATTCGCAGCTGTGCCATTGTTTTTATGCATAGCTATCGCTATCCCAATCACGAACAACAAGTTGCACAACTAGCCCAAGCTCTTGGATTTACGCAAATTTCTGTATCTCATCAAGTTAGCCCTTTGATGAAATTGGTGAGTCGAGGAGATACAACAGTTGTCGATGCTTATTTAACTCCTATTCTTAAGCGCTATATTAACCAAGTAGCCAGTCAGTTACTCGGAGTCAGATTAATGTTTATGAAATCTGACGGGGGTTTAGTTGCAGCCCAACAATTTCAGGGAAAAGATAGTATTTTGAGCGGTCCGGCTGGAGGTATTGTTGGCGCAGTTCAAACGAGCAAGAGGGCTGGTTTTGAGTTAGTCATTACCTTTGATATGGGAGGGACAAGTACGGATGTTGCTCACTTTAAAGGAGAATACGAACGACAACTAGATTCAGAAATTGCTGGAGCGCGGATGCGAGTCCCCGTGTTAGCAATTAATACCATTGCTGCTGGGGGCGGTTCAATTCTATCTTTTGATGGTTCGAGTTACCGTGTCGGACCTGAATCAGCCCGGTCAAATCCCGGACCTGCTTGTTACCGACGTGGCGGACCCTTAGCAGTGACTGATGCTAATGTCATGTTAGGGAAAATTCACCCGCAATATTTTCCCTCTGTGTTTGGACTTGATGGCAATTTGCCCCTAGATAAAGATATTGTCATTCAGAAATTTACAAAATTAGCCCAAGAGATTGCAGCGACTGCGGGAAATCCCTCCACTCCCGAACAAGTCGCTGATGGATTTATCACTATTGCTGTAGAGAATATGGCAAACGCAATTAAAAAGATTAGCTTGCAACGGGGTTATGATGTCACCCAATACGTTCTTTGTTGTTTTGGGGGTGCAGGAGGACAAGTTGCTTGTTTAATTGCCAATACTTTAGGGATGAAAAAAATATTTCTTCACCCTTATGCTGGAGTTCTCTCAGCTTATGGCATGGGATTGGCAGATGTGCGGGCGATTCGAGAAGGTGCAGTAGAAGAACCCCTGACTCAAGCGTTAATCCCCAAACTAGTAGAGTTAATGAAGTCTTTAGAAACCCAAGCTAGCAGAGAACTCATATCCAATGAAACTAATAATGAAGAAGAAATCATTCAGAAAGTTCATTTAAAATATGAAGGGACAAATTCTACCTTGACAGTCAATTTTGCTGATAATGTAGCAGTGATGCGACAAGAATTTGAGGGAGAACACAAATCTCGATATGGTTTCATTCAATTAGAAAAAAACTTAATTGTTGAATCTGCCTCAGTCGAAGTTATCTTAAAGATGGAGACTCTCGAAGAACCCTTACTCGTGCGTACTCGTTCCACAGAACAAGCACCTTCATCTGTTGAAACAGTCCAAATGTTTGCCGCACAACAATGGCATGATACCCCTGTTTATAGGAGGGAACATTTAGAACCAGGCGATTGCATTATTGGACCTGCGATCGTTGTAGAGCAAATTAGCACAATTGTCGTTGAACCGAACTGGGAAGCCAGATTAACAGAATGCAATCATCTCATTTTAGAACGTCGATGA
- the psbA gene encoding photosystem II q(b) protein, giving the protein MTATLQRARSANVWEQFCNWITSTENRLYVGWFGVLMIPTLLSAAICFIIAFIAAPPVDIDGIREPVAGSLLYGNNIISGAVVPSSNAIGLHFYPIWEAASLDEWLYNGGPYQLVIFHFLIGVFCYLGREWELSYRLGMRPWICVAFSAPVAAATAVFLIYPIGQGSFSDGMPLGISGTFNFMLVFQAEHNILMHPFHQLGVAGVFGGSLFSAMHGSLVTSSLVRETTETESQNYGYKFGQEEETYNIVAAHGYFGRLIFQYASFNNSRSLHFFLAAWPVVGIWFTALGISTMAFNLNGFNFNQSVIDSQGRAIGTWADILNRANLGMEVMHERNAHNFPLDLAATEVAPVAISAPAING; this is encoded by the coding sequence ATGACAGCAACCTTACAACGCGCTCGCAGCGCCAACGTATGGGAGCAGTTCTGTAACTGGATCACCTCCACCGAAAACCGCCTTTATGTCGGCTGGTTCGGCGTACTGATGATCCCTACACTGCTCTCCGCAGCCATCTGCTTCATCATCGCCTTCATCGCTGCTCCCCCTGTAGACATCGATGGTATCCGCGAACCCGTTGCAGGTTCTTTGCTCTACGGTAACAACATCATCTCCGGTGCAGTTGTTCCTTCTTCCAACGCCATCGGTCTTCACTTCTACCCCATCTGGGAAGCCGCTTCTTTAGATGAGTGGTTGTACAACGGTGGTCCATACCAGTTGGTGATTTTCCACTTCCTGATTGGCGTATTCTGCTACTTGGGTCGTGAGTGGGAATTGTCCTACCGCTTGGGTATGCGTCCTTGGATCTGCGTAGCGTTCAGCGCACCTGTAGCAGCAGCTACCGCAGTGTTCTTGATCTACCCCATCGGTCAAGGTTCCTTCTCTGACGGTATGCCTTTAGGAATCTCTGGAACCTTCAACTTCATGTTGGTGTTCCAAGCAGAGCACAACATCCTCATGCACCCCTTCCACCAGTTGGGTGTAGCAGGTGTATTCGGTGGCTCCTTATTCAGTGCAATGCACGGTTCCTTGGTAACTTCTTCCTTGGTACGTGAAACAACCGAAACCGAATCACAGAACTACGGTTACAAGTTCGGACAAGAAGAAGAAACCTACAACATCGTCGCAGCACACGGCTACTTCGGAAGGCTTATCTTCCAATACGCATCATTCAACAACAGCCGCAGTTTGCACTTCTTCTTGGCAGCATGGCCAGTGGTAGGCATCTGGTTCACCGCACTTGGCATCAGCACCATGGCGTTCAACCTCAACGGCTTCAACTTCAACCAATCCGTGATTGACTCTCAAGGTCGCGCCATCGGCACCTGGGCAGACATCCTCAACCGCGCTAACCTCGGTATGGAAGTGATGCACGAGCGCAACGCTCACAACTTCCCTCTCGACTTGGCTGCAACTGAAGTTGCTCCTGTTGCAATCAGCGCTCCTGCTATCAACGGTTAG